A region of Vigna radiata var. radiata cultivar VC1973A chromosome 10, Vradiata_ver6, whole genome shotgun sequence DNA encodes the following proteins:
- the LOC106774698 gene encoding isoleucine N-monooxygenase 2-like: MEHSLSPLLSNLQSLWFFVCLKGLISNLIERYSKKQRPKLPPGPKPWLMVGNLPEMLTKKPVHQWIHNLMKEMNTEIACIRLGNTYVIPVTCPTIARQFLSEQDATFASRSLTTCTDLVSSGYLTTILVPFGDQWKKMKKILSSALLSSQKHLWLHDRRTEEADNLIFYVYNKSKTVNNGVAGLVNIRSVARHYCGNVIRKIVFNKRYFGKGRKDGGPSFEEEEHVDSIFVLLRYLYAFSISDYIPCLRKLDLDGHQKNVKEALKVIKKYHDPIVEERLKQWNDTPKIDEQDWLDILISLKDANNNPLLTLEEINAQIVEIMIATVDNPSNAFEWALAEMINQPNLLQRAIEELDSVVGKERLVQESDIPKLNYVKACAREAFRLHPMAPFIPPHVSMSDTTVGNYFIPKGSHVILSRRELGRNPKVWKEPLKFKPERHLKSDNGSNVVLTEPNLRFISFSTGRRGCPGVTLGTTMTVMLFARLLHGFTWTAPPNVSKVNLGESNDGLNLAEPLMAVAKPRLPPQLYHL; the protein is encoded by the exons ATGGAACattctctttctcctttgttgtcAAATCTTCAAAGCCTTTGGTTTTTTGTATGCTTAAAAGGCCTAATATCTAACTTGATTGAGAGATATTCAAAGAAACAAAGGCCAAAACTTCCCCCAGGTCCAAAGCCATGGCTTATGGTGGGCAACCTTCCTGAGATGCTTACAAAAAAACCTGTTCATCAATGGATACACAATCTTATGAAAGAAATGAACACTGAAATCGCATGTATCCGCCTAGGAAATACCTATGTTATCCCAGTCACATGTCCCACCATTGCCAGACAGTTTTTGAGTGAACAGGATGCAACTTTTGCATCAAGATCACTAACCACTTGCACTGATCTCGTTAGTAGCGGATATTTAACCACAATTTTAGTACCATTTGGGGaccaatggaagaaaatgaagaaaatctTAAGCAGTGCTTTGCTTTCCTCACAAAAGCACCTATGGCTCCATGACAGAAGGACTGAAGAAGCTGACAACCTTATTTTTTACGTCTATAACAAAAGCAAAACCGTGAACAATGGTGTTGCTGGCCTTGTGAACATTCGAAGTGTTGCAAGGCATTATTGTGGCAACGTTATCAGgaaaattgttttcaataaAAGGTATTTTGGGAAAGGTAGGAAAGATGGAGGCCCTAGTTTTGAGGAGGAAGAACATGTTGATTCTATTTTCGTTTTACTTAGGTATCTTTACGCTTTTTCTATTTCTGATTATATCCCATGCTTGAGGAAACTTGACTTGGATGGACACCAGAAGAATGTTAAGGAAgctttgaaagtgataaagaaaTATCATGATCCCATCGTTGAAGAAAGACTTAAACAATGGAATGATACACCAAAGATTGATGAACAGGACTGGCTTGATATTTTGATCTCCTTGAAAGATGCCAACAATAATCCATTATTGACATTGGAAGAAATTAATGCACAAATTGTG GAAATAATGATTGCAACAGTGGACAATCCATCAAATGCTTTTGAATGGGCACTCGCTGAAATGATAAACCAGCCAAATTTGCTCCAACGAGCCATTGAGGAATTGGACAGTGTGGTGGGGAAAGAGAGGTTGGTTCAAGAATCAGATATACCAAAACTCAACTATGTAAAGGCCTGTGCAAGAGAAGCTTTTCGCCTTCATCCCATGGCACCTTTTATTCCTCCCCATGTCTCAATGAGTGATACAACTGTGGGAAATTACTTCATCCCTAAAGGTAGCCATGTAATACTAAGTAGAAGAGAACTTGGAAGAAACCCAAAAGTGTGGAAAGAACCCCTCAAATTTAAACCAGAACGTCACCTTAAGAGTGATAATGGGTCTAATGTAGTTTTGACAGAGCCAAATTTAAGGTTCATATCATTTAGCACAGGAAGGCGTGGTTGTCCTGGAGTTACGCTTGGGACCACAATGACCGTGATGTTATTTGCTAGATTGCTCCATGGCTTCACTTGGACTGCACCACCCAATGTTTCAAAAGTAAACCTAGGTGAGTCCAATGATGGTTTAAATCTTGCAGAGCCACTTATGGCAGTTGCTAAGCCCAGATTACCACCACAATTATATCACCTTTAA
- the LOC106774699 gene encoding cation/calcium exchanger 2-like, translating into MAYAVFLNASFLLVMCSFMIIHFHTPQTEVVVVTKISAFGSSNEQECESLASLDDFKAKCLYLKSNDPCAPQGYIDYLYLFYCQIGSYPSLGYTLLFLWLLILFYLLANTTSQYFCPSLESMSKLLRLSPTIAGVTLLSLGNGACDVFSSLVSFQGSGTRSIGFNTVLGGVSFVSCVVVGTVSIAVRQKRVQIDKSAFLRDVYSLLLVLFTLFGILIFGKINVLGAVAFTMMYAVYVAIAYVSSTRCDQGGDAAETGGVGCGNGLNLPLLVGVKKEAIDCEENGGEEYGLNEEKYCCCMRYLMCKVPLYVLEMPLYMPRRLTIPVVSEERWSKVYAVFSVILAPLLMSFLWSSTYNGNSFFSKNLIVYGIGLLVGSILGVTAYFTTKKVGPPKKFLFGWLAGGFVMSVTWSYIIAQELVGLLVSIGYICGISPSILGLTVMAWGNSIGDLMTNLTMALNGGPEGAQVAISGCYAAPIFNILIGLGLSLVTTTWSEYPQHVVIPTDPYLLETMVFLVVGLVWALLVLIKRDMKLDTVLGGGLLFLYFLSLFSRLIHTEGHSNSLIL; encoded by the coding sequence ATGGCATACGCTGTGTTCTTGAACGCTTCTTTCCTCCTTGTGATGTGTTCTTTTATGATTATTCATTTCCACACCCCGCAAACAGAAGTTGTGGTTGTGACCAAAATTTCTGCCTTTGGTAGCAGCAATGAGCAAGAATGTGAGAGCTTAGCCAGCCTAGATGATTTCAAAGCCAAGTGCCTGTACCTGAAATCCAATGATCCTTGTGCTCCTCAGGGCTATATTGATTATCTATACCTTTTCTATTGCCAAATTGGGAGTTACCCTTCATTAGGTTACACCCTTTTATTTCTTTGGCTCCTAATTCTGTTTTACTTATTGGCTAATACAACTTCTCAATACTTTTGTCCCTCCCTTGAAAGCATGTCCAAATTACTAAGGTTGTCCCCCACAATTGCGGGAGTCACCCTCCTCTCACTTGGCAATGGTGCCTGTGACGTTTTCTCTAGCCTTGTCTCTTTCCAGGGAAGTGGGACACGCAGCATTGGTTTTAACACGGTTCTTGGGGGTGTTTCTTTTGTGTCCTGTGTTGTGGTGGGGACTGTGAGTATCGCAGTACGTCAAAAGAGGGTTCAAATTGATAAGTCCGCGTTTCTGAGAGATGTTTATTCTCTccttttagttctttttaccttGTTTGGTATTTTGATCTTTGGCAAGATCAATGTTCTTGGAGCAGTTGCTTTTACTATGATGTATGCTGTGTATGTAGCTATTGCTTATGTTTCTTCTACCAGATGTGATCAAGGTGGTGATGCTGCTGAGACGGGTGGTGTTGGTTGCGGCAATGGTTTGAATTTGCCTCTTCTCGTTGGTGTGAAGAAAGAAGCAATTGATTGTGAGGAAAATGGTGGTGAAGAATATGGATTGAATGAGGAGAAgtattgttgttgtatgagaTATTTAATGTGTAAAGTGCCACTTTATGTTCTGGAGATGCCCCTTTACATGCCTAGGAGATTGACAATACCTGTTGTGAGTGAAGAGAGATGGTCAAAGGTGTATGCAGTTTTTTCTGTTATACTAGCACCACTTCTCATGTCTTTCCTGTGGAGTAGTACTTATAATGGAAACAGTTTCTTCAGCAAGAACCTTATTGTTTATGGAATTGGACTTTTGGTGGGAAGTATACTTGGAGTAACTGCATATTTCACAACCAAAAAGGTAGGGCCACCTAAGAAGTTCTTATTTGGTTGGCTTGCTGGTGGGTTTGTGATGAGTGTGACATGGAGTTATATAATAGCTCAAGAGTTGGTGGGGTTGCTTGTTTCAATTGGGTACATATGTGGAATAAGTCCTTCTATACTAGGGCTAACAGTTATGGCTTGGGGGAACTCAATTGGGGATTTGATGACAAATTTAACTATGGCTTTAAATGGAGGACCAGAGGGTGCTCAAGTAGCCATATCAGGTTGCTATGCTGCTCCCATTTTCAATATCCTCATTGGTTTGGGTTTGTCTCTTGTCACTACTACATGGTCAGAGTACCCTCAACATGTTGTGATACCTACAGACCCTTATCTTTTGGAGACAATGGTGTTTTTGGTGGTTGGATTAGTTTGGGCACTTTTGGTTTTGATAAAAAGAGATATGAAGCTTGACACAGTCTTAGGAGGAGGGCTTTTGtttctttactttctttctctgttttcaaGACTTATTCATACAGAAGGTCACTCTAATAGTCTAATCTTATGA